One Carassius gibelio isolate Cgi1373 ecotype wild population from Czech Republic chromosome B18, carGib1.2-hapl.c, whole genome shotgun sequence DNA segment encodes these proteins:
- the LOC127977233 gene encoding E3 ubiquitin-protein ligase Siah1-like isoform X2, with amino-acid sequence MDEEMSRQTATALPTGTSKCPPSQRVPTLSGTTASNSDLASLFECPVCFDYVLPPILQCQSGHLVCSNCRPKLTCCPTCRGPLGSIRNLAMEKVANSVLFPCKYASSGCEVTLPHTDKAEHEELCEFRPYSCPCPGASCKWQGSLDAVMPHLLHQHKSITTLQGEDIVFLATDINLPGAVDWVMMQSCFGFHFMLVLEKQEKYDGHQQFFAIVQLIGTRKQAENFAYRLELNGHRRRLTWEATPRSIHEGIATAIMNSDCLVFDTSIAQLFAENGNLGINVTISMC; translated from the exons ATGGACGAAG AAATGAGTCGCCAGACTGCCACAGCGCTGCCCACAGGAACCTCTAAGTGTCCCCCTTCTCAGCGCGTCCCTACCTTGTCGGGCACCACTGCGTCCAACAGTGACCTCGCCAGCCTGTTCGAGTGTCCGGTCTGTTTTGACTATGTGCTGCCACCCATCCTGCAGTGCCAGAGCGGGCATTTGGTTTGTAGCAACTGCCGGCCCAAACTCACCTGCTGCCCCACCTGCAGAGGCCCTCTCGGTTCAATCCGCAATCTGGCCATGGAGAAAGTGGCCAACTCAGTGCTTTTCCCATGCAAGTATGCCTCATCGGGCTGCGAAGTCACCCTACCGCACACAGACAAAGCTGAACACGAGGAGCTTTGTGAATTTCGGCCATACTCTTGCCCCTGTCCTGGCGCCTCCTGCAAGTGGCAGGGATCTCTCGACGCCGTCATGCCCCACTTGCTGCACCAGCACAAGTCCATAACCACGCTACAAGGCGAGGATATTGTCTTCCTGGCCACAGACATCAACTTGCCTGGGGCGGTGGACTGGGTCATGATGCAGTCATGCTTCGGCTTCCATTTTATGCTAGTGCTGGAGAAGCAGGAGAAATATGATGGCCACCAGCAGTTCTTTGCCATCGTGCAGCTGATTGGCACACGGAAACAGGCAGAAAACTTCGCATACCGGCTGGAGTTGAATGGCCACCGGCGGCGACTCACCTGGGAAGCGACGCCACGTTCAATCCACGAGGGCATCGCCACCGCCATCATGAACAGTGACTGCCTTGTGTTTGACACCTCCATTGCCCAGCTGTTTGCAGAGAACGGCAACCTGGGCATCAACGTCACCATATCCATGTGCTGA